The Primulina tabacum isolate GXHZ01 chromosome 16, ASM2559414v2, whole genome shotgun sequence genome window below encodes:
- the LOC142529047 gene encoding uncharacterized protein LOC142529047 isoform X1 produces the protein MGHKKRNIAPRSKASQTPPVGAADVADIVAAATSDNPTAVDFGASLHDHSPKSGARTPGKSDTVDLESDVTSANPSSASYVSIKAECERALTALRRGNHTKALRLMKDLCLKHENSPYSALIHRVQGTVCVKVSQIIDDSNAKQRHMKNAIESARRSVSLSPNSIEFAHFYANMLYEAANDGKEYEEVVVECERALGIEKPMDPAKESLQEENQQKIPTAEARVAHVHAELRSLIQKSNIASISTWMKNLGNGEEKFRLIPIRRATEDPMELRLVQTRRPNEIKKATKTPEERRKEIEVRVAAARLLQQKSESTNLGNDEDISNNSNKGLDSAPGSGPRVGERRKSGNVRKNASSAERRDWVQSYWNSMSSDKKKDMLRIKISDLKDHFSSLKDGSPSELLNKALSFGEINKAWKFWMCCRCDEKFADAGSFMRHVVQEHMGSLLPKMQSTLPQSVENDWAEMLLNCSWRPLELNAAVRMLEKHLKSETTDSPDEPIPRNGNDNSKEYFVDTYCNEFEWDSSPGKKKSGDNFNFNAQDSRDFEDVEWMDCDGDQSCKESLHHENWPLSDDPERAKLLERIHTVFKTLIKNKCLASSHLSKVIHFAVEELQSLACGSQLLNSNVDQTPDCICFLGAPELEKIQTFLQEIFHSCGLGRYSDKSNAIDDSNTKLRGNEVMEKICFSQNASFLVLDEHFLPCKPKRISCDVAVNEDSSSTASSHVSYDDGVVLDSEALLSWIFTGPSSGEQLASWSHAREEKAQQGLEILQFLEKESYHLQGSCDRKREHISYEEALQAVEDLYLEEGKKREHVIEFACRSYDSVLKKRRQELIENDNDFTIISNRFELDAITNVLKDAESLNVNQFGFEETYSGVTSRLCNLESGEEDDWRTKDYLHQVDSCIEVAIQRQKEQVSIEISKLDARIMRIVTGMRQLEVKLESVSTQDFQSVLIPLVKSFMRSHLEDLAEKDATEKSDAAREAFLAELALDSKKGIGVGVDILKNVNERTKDKKKSKESRKNKDTKATNSDEPHDRIAEEILLPSAYHDEGPVSEIDVHEIDDASRLQEEEYRRRMELEAEERKLEETLEYQRQIENEAKQKHLAEQNKFFSKICKKAETVPISSTYSENNNDDKDAIEQWTTIRKEPLMQEDGFTNISEGLSKNNANGNMLKTVLENGDNPQNGFFSDRRSGRRGRRHKGLAKVSDGKHPPLTTEKEDNDAGESVPGQNLVADGESGAKTLRQLQAEEDDEERFQADLKKAVRQSLDTFHARKKPPSLSSSSTPQKELLENSDGEIRADGACGMDSYGTGLTNDVGEYNCFLNVIIQSLWHLRRFRDEFLRRSSSEHVHIGDPCVICALYGIFIALRVGSTDNRREAVAPTSLRVGLSKLYPESNFYQEGQMNDASEVLGIIFNCLHRSFTPASSTSDTESEDSNCTGSWDCSNGSCIAHSIFGMNIFERMNCYSCGVESRYLKYTSFFHNINASALRTMKVMCPESSFDELLNLVEMNHQLACDPDAGGCGMLNYIHHILSTPPHVFTIVLGWQNTRESVEDIIATLAALSTETDISVLYRGLDPQNRHSLVSMVCYYGQHYHCFAYSRDHEQWVMYDDKTVKVIGGWNDVLTMCQRGHLQPQVLLFEAVN, from the exons ATGGGGCATAAGAAGCGAAACATCGCTCCTCGCTCCAAGGCCTCACAGACTCCGCCAGTGGGGGCGGCGGATGTCGCAGACATCGTCGCCGCCGCCACTTCCGACAATCCCACCGCTGTTGATTTTGGTGCTTCTTTACACGACCATTCCCCTAAATCTGGTGCTAGGACACCGGGAAAATCCGATACCGTGGATTTGGAAAGTGATGTTACCAGTGCAAACCCGTCTTCTGCGTCCTATGTTTCGATAAAGGCTGAATGCGAGCGGGCCCTCACGGCTTTGAGGAGGGGGAACCATACCAAAGCCCTAAGGTTGATGAAGGATTTGTGCTTGAAACATGAGAATTCTCCTTATTCTGCATTGATTCACCGTGTTCAGGGGACTGTGTGTGTGAAAGTGTCCCAGATTATTGATGACTCAAATGCTAAACAGCGGCACATGAAAAATGCTATCGAGAGTGCTAGGAGGTCCGTGAGTTTGTCCCCTAATTCTATTGAGTTTGCACACTTCTATGCGAATATGTTGTATGAGGCTGCAAATGATGGGAAGGAGTACGAAGAGGTGGTGGTGGAGTGTGAGAGGGCCTTGGGGATAGAGAAACCCATGGACCCTGCGAAAGAGAGTTTGCAGGAGGAGAATCAGCAGAAAATTCCTACTGCCGAGGCTCGAGTTGCTCATGTTCACGCTGAACTTCGATCTTTGATTCAGAAGTCAAACATTGCATCTATTTCGACTTGGATGAAGAATCTTGGCAATGGAGAGGAAAAGTTTCGGTTGATTCCGATCAGGAGGGCTACTGAGGATCCAATGGAGTTGAGATTGGTTCAGACTAGGAGGCCAAATGAAATCAAGAAGGCGACCAAAACTCCTGAAGAACGAAGGAAAGAGATAGAGGTAAGGGTGGCTGCTGCTCGGCTTCTACAGCAGAAGTCCGAGTCCACTAATTTGGGGAATGATGAGGACATCAGTAATAACAGTAACAAGGGGCTGGATTCTGCTCCAGGGTCAGGCCCGAGAGTAGGAGAAAGAAGGAAAAGTGGCAATGTGAGGAAGAATGCGTCTTCAGCAGAGAGAAGAGATTGGGTTCAATCGTACTGGAATTCGATGAGTTCGGATAAGAAGAAAGACATGCTCAGAATTAAAATTTCGGATTTAAAGGATCATTTCAGTTCATTAAAAGATGGTTCACCAAGTGAGCTGCTTAATAAAGCCCTATCCTTTGGGGAAATAAATAAAGCGTGGAAGTTTTGGATGTGTTGTCGCTGTGATGAGAAATTTGCGGATGCTGGTTCATTCATGCGGCATGTCGTGCAGGAGCATATGGGTAGTTTATTGCCCAAAATGCAGTCAACTCTACCCCAAAGTGTGGAAAATGATTGGGCTGAAATGCTTCTTAACTGTTCTTGGAGACCTTTGGAGTTAAATGCAGCAGTTAGGATGCTTGAAAAACATTTGAAATCTGAGACAACTGATTCTCCTGATGAGCCAATTCCCAGAAACGGCAATGATAACTCGAAAGAATACTTTGTTGATACTTATTGCAATGAATTTGAATGGGATTCATCACCTGGAAAGAAGAAATCGGGTGataatttcaatttcaatgctCAGGATAGCAGAGACTTTGAAGACGTTGAGTGGATGGACTGTGATGGAGATCAAAGTTGTAAGGAAAGTTTACATCATGAAAATTGGCCTTTGTCTGATGACCCCGAGCGTGCAAAGCTTCTAGAAAGAATCCATACTGTTTTCAAGACACTTATCAAGAACAAATGTCTTGCATCTAGTCACCTTAGCAAGGTCATACACTTTGCAGTGGAGGAGCTTCAGAGTCTTGCGTGTGGGTCACAGCTTCTTAATTCCAATGTGGACCAAACACCTGATTGCATATGTTTTTTGGGCGCTCCAGAACTTGAAAAAATTCAGACATTTTTGCAGGAAATATTTCATTCTTGTGGACTAGGTAGATATTCTGATAAAAGTAATGCCATAGATGATTCAAACACCAAGTTGCGTGGAAATGAAGTTATGGAGAAGATATGTTTTAGCCAAAATGCATCATTTTTGGTGCTTGACGAGCATTTTCTTCCGTGCAAGCCCAAGCGCATATCTTGTGATGTTGCTGTTAATGAAGATTCCAGTTCGACGGCTTCCTCACATGTCAGTTATGATGATGGTGTTGTACTCGATTCAGAAGCTTTGTTATCCTGGATATTTACAGGCCCTTCAAGTGGTGAACAATTGGCATCCTGGTCTCATGCAAGAGAAGAAAAGGCTCAGCAAGGTTTGGAAATTCTCCAGTTTCTTGAGAAGGAATCTTATCACCTGCAAGGCTCGTGTGACAGAAAACGCGAACATATAAGTTATGAGGAGGCACTACAGGCTGTGGAAGATCTCTATTTGGAAGAGGGAAAGAAAAGAGAGCATGTGATAGAGTTTGCCTGTAGAAGTTATGACTCTGTCCTTAAGAAAAGGCGACAAGAGCTCATTGAAAATGACAATGACTTTACCATAATCAGCAATAGATTTGAGTTGGATGCCATAACAAATGTTCTAAAGGATGCAGAATCTCTGAATGTTAATCAATTTGGTTTTGAGGAGACTTATAGTGGCGTAACATCTCGTCTTTGCAACCTAGAATCTGGTGAAGAAGATGATTGGAGAACCAAAGACTATCTGCATCAGGTTGACTCTTGCATAGAAGTTGCAATACAGCGACAAAAAGAGCAAGTTTCTATTGAG ATCAGCAAATTAGATGCAAGAATTATGCGAATAGTTACGGGGATGCGACAGTTGGAGGTTAAGCTTGAGTCAGTTTCCACACAAGATTTCCAATCAGTCTTAATACCTCTAGTAAAGTCATTTATGCGG TCTCACTTGGAAGATCTGGCAGAGAAAGATGCCACAGAAAAATCTGATGCTGCCAGAGAGGCATTTCTAGCTGAACTTGCACTGGATTCAAAGAAGGGCATTGGTGTTGGTGtggatattttaaaaaatgtgaaTGAAAGGACGAAGGATAAGAAAAAGAGCAAGGAGAGCCGGAAGAACAAGGATACAAAG GCTACTAATTCTGATGAGCCACATGATCGGATTGCTGAAGAGAT ATTGCTTCCCAGTGCTTATCATGATGAGGGTCCAGTGTCCGAAATTGATGttcatgagattgatgatgCCTCACGACTACAGGAAGAGGAGTACAGGCGCAGAATGGAACTTGAAGCTGAGGAAAGAAAGCTTGAAGAAACTTTGGAATATCAAAGGCAAATAGAAAATGAGGCAAAACAAAAGCATCTTGCGgagcaaaataaatttttttccaaaatatgtAAAAAGGCCGAAACAGTTCCAATTTCCTCTACTTACTCAGAGAACAATAATGATGACAAAGATGCCATTGAGCAGTGGACTACTATTAGGAAG GAGCCTTTGATGCAGGAGGATGGATTTACTAACATTTCTGAAGGTCTATCAAAGAACAATGCTAACGGGAATATGCTGAAAACTG TCTTAGAAAATGGAGATAATCCACAGAATGGGTTTTTTTCTGATCGCCGGTCAGGAAGGAGAGGTAGACGACACAAGGGTCTCGCTAAGGTGAGCGATGGAAAGCATCCTCCACTGACTACTGAAAAAGAAGATAATGATGCTGGTGAATCAGTGCCTGGACAAAATCTTGTTGCTGATGGCG AAAGCGGGGCAAAGACATTGAGACAGCTTCAGGCAGAGGAAGATGATGAAGAAAGGTTTCAAGCTGACCTTAAAAAAGCTGTACGCCAGAGCCTTG ACACATTCCATGCACGTAAAAAACCTCCGTCACTATCAAGTTCATCAACACCACAAAAGGAGCTGCTAGAAAACAGTGACGGTGAAATTAGGGCGGATGGTGCTTGTGGAATGGATTCTTATGGAACAGGGTTAACAAATGATGTTGGTGAATATAATTGCTTTCTCAATGTCATAATACAG TCCTTGTGGCATCTAAGACGATTCCGAGATGAGTTTTTGCGGAGATCGTCGTCAGAACATGTTCACATTGGTGACCCTTGTGTTATTTGTGCCTTATATGGAATATTCATTGCTTTGAGGGTGGGATCTACGGATAACAGAAGGGAAGCTGTTGCCCCTACCTCTTTAAGAGTTGGCTTGAGCAAGTTGTACCCGGAGAGCAATTTCTATCAGGAG GGTCAGATGAATGACGCTTCTGAAGTGCTGGGCATCATATTCAACTGTCTTCATCGATCATTCACTCCTGCATCTAGTACATCTGATACAGAATCAGAAGATAGCAACTGCACGGGTTCTTGGGACTGCAGCAATGGCTCTTGCATTGCTCATTCAATATTTGGAATGAACATATTTGAGAGAATGAACTGTTACAGCTGTGGCGTAGAGTCCCGATATCTGAAATACACATCTTTCTTTCATAATATCAACGCAAGTGCTCTCAGAACAATGAAG GTTATGTGCCCTGAGAGCTCCTTTGATGAGCTTTTGAACCTGGTGGAGATGAATCACCAGTTAGCCTGTGATCCAGATGCTGGTGGTTGTGGAATGCTTAATTATATTCATCATATTCTCTCCACTCCACCGCATGTTTTCACCATAG TCCTGGGTTGGCAGAATACTCGTGAGAGTGTTGAAGATATAATAGCAACATTGGCTGCCTTATCTACTGAGACTGACATCAGTGTCCTGTATCGAGGCCTCGATCCGCAAAATAGACATTCCTTGGTATCAATG GTTTGTTACTATGGGCAACACTATCACTGTTTTGCCTACAGCCGTGATCATGAACAGTGGGTCATGTATGATGACAAAACTGTGAAG GTTATCGGTGGCTGGAATGATGTTCTCACAATGTGTCAAAGAGGACACCTCCAACCCCAAGTCCTCTTGTTTGAAGCTGTAAACTAA
- the LOC142529047 gene encoding uncharacterized protein LOC142529047 isoform X4 encodes MGHKKRNIAPRSKASQTPPVGAADVADIVAAATSDNPTAVDFGASLHDHSPKSGARTPGKSDTVDLESDVTSANPSSASYVSIKAECERALTALRRGNHTKALRLMKDLCLKHENSPYSALIHRVQGTVCVKVSQIIDDSNAKQRHMKNAIESARRSVSLSPNSIEFAHFYANMLYEAANDGKEYEEVVVECERALGIEKPMDPAKESLQEENQQKIPTAEARVAHVHAELRSLIQKSNIASISTWMKNLGNGEEKFRLIPIRRATEDPMELRLVQTRRPNEIKKATKTPEERRKEIEVRVAAARLLQQKSESTNLGNDEDISNNSNKGLDSAPGSGPRVGERRKSGNVRKNASSAERRDWVQSYWNSMSSDKKKDMLRIKISDLKDHFSSLKDGSPSELLNKALSFGEINKAWKFWMCCRCDEKFADAGSFMRHVVQEHMGSLLPKMQSTLPQSVENDWAEMLLNCSWRPLELNAAVRMLEKHLKSETTDSPDEPIPRNGNDNSKEYFVDTYCNEFEWDSSPGKKKSGDNFNFNAQDSRDFEDVEWMDCDGDQSCKESLHHENWPLSDDPERAKLLERIHTVFKTLIKNKCLASSHLSKVIHFAVEELQSLACGSQLLNSNVDQTPDCICFLGAPELEKIQTFLQEIFHSCGLGRYSDKSNAIDDSNTKLRGNEVMEKICFSQNASFLVLDEHFLPCKPKRISCDVAVNEDSSSTASSHVSYDDGVVLDSEALLSWIFTGPSSGEQLASWSHAREEKAQQGLEILQFLEKESYHLQGSCDRKREHISYEEALQAVEDLYLEEGKKREHVIEFACRSYDSVLKKRRQELIENDNDFTIISNRFELDAITNVLKDAESLNVNQFGFEETYSGVTSRLCNLESGEEDDWRTKDYLHQVDSCIEVAIQRQKEQVSIEISKLDARIMRIVTGMRQLEVKLESVSTQDFQSVLIPLVKSFMRSHLEDLAEKDATEKSDAAREAFLAELALDSKKGIGVGVDILKNVNERTKDKKKSKESRKNKDTKATNSDEPHDRIAEEILLPSAYHDEGPVSEIDVHEIDDASRLQEEEYRRRMELEAEERKLEETLEYQRQIENEAKQKHLAEQNKFFSKICKKAETVPISSTYSENNNDDKDAIEQWTTIRKEPLMQEDGFTNISEGLSKNNANGNMLKTVLENGDNPQNGFFSDRRSGRRGRRHKGLAKVSDGKHPPLTTEKEDNDAGESVPGQNLVADGESGAKTLRQLQAEEDDEERFQADLKKAVRQSLDTFHARKKPPSLSSSSTPQKELLENSDGEIRADGACGMDSYGTGLTNDVGEYNCFLNVIIQSLWHLRRFRDEFLRRSSSEHVHIGDPCVICALYGIFIALRVGSTDNRREAVAPTSLRVGLSKLYPESNFYQEGQMNDASEVLGIIFNCLHRSFTPASSTSDTESEDSNCTGSWDCSNGSCIAHSIFGMNIFERMNCYSCGVESRYLKYTSFFHNINASALRTMKACPFRPKCCNNAYGACGYVP; translated from the exons ATGGGGCATAAGAAGCGAAACATCGCTCCTCGCTCCAAGGCCTCACAGACTCCGCCAGTGGGGGCGGCGGATGTCGCAGACATCGTCGCCGCCGCCACTTCCGACAATCCCACCGCTGTTGATTTTGGTGCTTCTTTACACGACCATTCCCCTAAATCTGGTGCTAGGACACCGGGAAAATCCGATACCGTGGATTTGGAAAGTGATGTTACCAGTGCAAACCCGTCTTCTGCGTCCTATGTTTCGATAAAGGCTGAATGCGAGCGGGCCCTCACGGCTTTGAGGAGGGGGAACCATACCAAAGCCCTAAGGTTGATGAAGGATTTGTGCTTGAAACATGAGAATTCTCCTTATTCTGCATTGATTCACCGTGTTCAGGGGACTGTGTGTGTGAAAGTGTCCCAGATTATTGATGACTCAAATGCTAAACAGCGGCACATGAAAAATGCTATCGAGAGTGCTAGGAGGTCCGTGAGTTTGTCCCCTAATTCTATTGAGTTTGCACACTTCTATGCGAATATGTTGTATGAGGCTGCAAATGATGGGAAGGAGTACGAAGAGGTGGTGGTGGAGTGTGAGAGGGCCTTGGGGATAGAGAAACCCATGGACCCTGCGAAAGAGAGTTTGCAGGAGGAGAATCAGCAGAAAATTCCTACTGCCGAGGCTCGAGTTGCTCATGTTCACGCTGAACTTCGATCTTTGATTCAGAAGTCAAACATTGCATCTATTTCGACTTGGATGAAGAATCTTGGCAATGGAGAGGAAAAGTTTCGGTTGATTCCGATCAGGAGGGCTACTGAGGATCCAATGGAGTTGAGATTGGTTCAGACTAGGAGGCCAAATGAAATCAAGAAGGCGACCAAAACTCCTGAAGAACGAAGGAAAGAGATAGAGGTAAGGGTGGCTGCTGCTCGGCTTCTACAGCAGAAGTCCGAGTCCACTAATTTGGGGAATGATGAGGACATCAGTAATAACAGTAACAAGGGGCTGGATTCTGCTCCAGGGTCAGGCCCGAGAGTAGGAGAAAGAAGGAAAAGTGGCAATGTGAGGAAGAATGCGTCTTCAGCAGAGAGAAGAGATTGGGTTCAATCGTACTGGAATTCGATGAGTTCGGATAAGAAGAAAGACATGCTCAGAATTAAAATTTCGGATTTAAAGGATCATTTCAGTTCATTAAAAGATGGTTCACCAAGTGAGCTGCTTAATAAAGCCCTATCCTTTGGGGAAATAAATAAAGCGTGGAAGTTTTGGATGTGTTGTCGCTGTGATGAGAAATTTGCGGATGCTGGTTCATTCATGCGGCATGTCGTGCAGGAGCATATGGGTAGTTTATTGCCCAAAATGCAGTCAACTCTACCCCAAAGTGTGGAAAATGATTGGGCTGAAATGCTTCTTAACTGTTCTTGGAGACCTTTGGAGTTAAATGCAGCAGTTAGGATGCTTGAAAAACATTTGAAATCTGAGACAACTGATTCTCCTGATGAGCCAATTCCCAGAAACGGCAATGATAACTCGAAAGAATACTTTGTTGATACTTATTGCAATGAATTTGAATGGGATTCATCACCTGGAAAGAAGAAATCGGGTGataatttcaatttcaatgctCAGGATAGCAGAGACTTTGAAGACGTTGAGTGGATGGACTGTGATGGAGATCAAAGTTGTAAGGAAAGTTTACATCATGAAAATTGGCCTTTGTCTGATGACCCCGAGCGTGCAAAGCTTCTAGAAAGAATCCATACTGTTTTCAAGACACTTATCAAGAACAAATGTCTTGCATCTAGTCACCTTAGCAAGGTCATACACTTTGCAGTGGAGGAGCTTCAGAGTCTTGCGTGTGGGTCACAGCTTCTTAATTCCAATGTGGACCAAACACCTGATTGCATATGTTTTTTGGGCGCTCCAGAACTTGAAAAAATTCAGACATTTTTGCAGGAAATATTTCATTCTTGTGGACTAGGTAGATATTCTGATAAAAGTAATGCCATAGATGATTCAAACACCAAGTTGCGTGGAAATGAAGTTATGGAGAAGATATGTTTTAGCCAAAATGCATCATTTTTGGTGCTTGACGAGCATTTTCTTCCGTGCAAGCCCAAGCGCATATCTTGTGATGTTGCTGTTAATGAAGATTCCAGTTCGACGGCTTCCTCACATGTCAGTTATGATGATGGTGTTGTACTCGATTCAGAAGCTTTGTTATCCTGGATATTTACAGGCCCTTCAAGTGGTGAACAATTGGCATCCTGGTCTCATGCAAGAGAAGAAAAGGCTCAGCAAGGTTTGGAAATTCTCCAGTTTCTTGAGAAGGAATCTTATCACCTGCAAGGCTCGTGTGACAGAAAACGCGAACATATAAGTTATGAGGAGGCACTACAGGCTGTGGAAGATCTCTATTTGGAAGAGGGAAAGAAAAGAGAGCATGTGATAGAGTTTGCCTGTAGAAGTTATGACTCTGTCCTTAAGAAAAGGCGACAAGAGCTCATTGAAAATGACAATGACTTTACCATAATCAGCAATAGATTTGAGTTGGATGCCATAACAAATGTTCTAAAGGATGCAGAATCTCTGAATGTTAATCAATTTGGTTTTGAGGAGACTTATAGTGGCGTAACATCTCGTCTTTGCAACCTAGAATCTGGTGAAGAAGATGATTGGAGAACCAAAGACTATCTGCATCAGGTTGACTCTTGCATAGAAGTTGCAATACAGCGACAAAAAGAGCAAGTTTCTATTGAG ATCAGCAAATTAGATGCAAGAATTATGCGAATAGTTACGGGGATGCGACAGTTGGAGGTTAAGCTTGAGTCAGTTTCCACACAAGATTTCCAATCAGTCTTAATACCTCTAGTAAAGTCATTTATGCGG TCTCACTTGGAAGATCTGGCAGAGAAAGATGCCACAGAAAAATCTGATGCTGCCAGAGAGGCATTTCTAGCTGAACTTGCACTGGATTCAAAGAAGGGCATTGGTGTTGGTGtggatattttaaaaaatgtgaaTGAAAGGACGAAGGATAAGAAAAAGAGCAAGGAGAGCCGGAAGAACAAGGATACAAAG GCTACTAATTCTGATGAGCCACATGATCGGATTGCTGAAGAGAT ATTGCTTCCCAGTGCTTATCATGATGAGGGTCCAGTGTCCGAAATTGATGttcatgagattgatgatgCCTCACGACTACAGGAAGAGGAGTACAGGCGCAGAATGGAACTTGAAGCTGAGGAAAGAAAGCTTGAAGAAACTTTGGAATATCAAAGGCAAATAGAAAATGAGGCAAAACAAAAGCATCTTGCGgagcaaaataaatttttttccaaaatatgtAAAAAGGCCGAAACAGTTCCAATTTCCTCTACTTACTCAGAGAACAATAATGATGACAAAGATGCCATTGAGCAGTGGACTACTATTAGGAAG GAGCCTTTGATGCAGGAGGATGGATTTACTAACATTTCTGAAGGTCTATCAAAGAACAATGCTAACGGGAATATGCTGAAAACTG TCTTAGAAAATGGAGATAATCCACAGAATGGGTTTTTTTCTGATCGCCGGTCAGGAAGGAGAGGTAGACGACACAAGGGTCTCGCTAAGGTGAGCGATGGAAAGCATCCTCCACTGACTACTGAAAAAGAAGATAATGATGCTGGTGAATCAGTGCCTGGACAAAATCTTGTTGCTGATGGCG AAAGCGGGGCAAAGACATTGAGACAGCTTCAGGCAGAGGAAGATGATGAAGAAAGGTTTCAAGCTGACCTTAAAAAAGCTGTACGCCAGAGCCTTG ACACATTCCATGCACGTAAAAAACCTCCGTCACTATCAAGTTCATCAACACCACAAAAGGAGCTGCTAGAAAACAGTGACGGTGAAATTAGGGCGGATGGTGCTTGTGGAATGGATTCTTATGGAACAGGGTTAACAAATGATGTTGGTGAATATAATTGCTTTCTCAATGTCATAATACAG TCCTTGTGGCATCTAAGACGATTCCGAGATGAGTTTTTGCGGAGATCGTCGTCAGAACATGTTCACATTGGTGACCCTTGTGTTATTTGTGCCTTATATGGAATATTCATTGCTTTGAGGGTGGGATCTACGGATAACAGAAGGGAAGCTGTTGCCCCTACCTCTTTAAGAGTTGGCTTGAGCAAGTTGTACCCGGAGAGCAATTTCTATCAGGAG GGTCAGATGAATGACGCTTCTGAAGTGCTGGGCATCATATTCAACTGTCTTCATCGATCATTCACTCCTGCATCTAGTACATCTGATACAGAATCAGAAGATAGCAACTGCACGGGTTCTTGGGACTGCAGCAATGGCTCTTGCATTGCTCATTCAATATTTGGAATGAACATATTTGAGAGAATGAACTGTTACAGCTGTGGCGTAGAGTCCCGATATCTGAAATACACATCTTTCTTTCATAATATCAACGCAAGTGCTCTCAGAACAATGAAGGCATGTCCTTTTAGACCTAAGTGTTGTAATAATGCTTACGGTGCCTGTG GTTATGTGCCCTGA